A single region of the Oreochromis niloticus isolate F11D_XX linkage group LG19, O_niloticus_UMD_NMBU, whole genome shotgun sequence genome encodes:
- the LOC102079967 gene encoding interferon alpha-inducible protein 27-like protein 2A isoform X1: MRAGTALAATVGAVGTVALAPVALGAIGFTSAGIAAGSYAASMMSAAAAANGGGVAAGSVVAVLQSAGAAGLSGTATAAVGGVGAAAGAGLKWLGGLIFKDEEDDEDDEDKKKCRNGNSPYPRLPALSSHLA, from the exons ATGCGTGCTG GGACGGCCCTTGCCGCTACAGTGGGAGCAG TAGGTACAGTGGCCTTGGCTCCTGTTGCTCTGGGGGCCATAGGTTTCACCTCAGCTGGAATAGCTGCAGGCTCCTACGCTGCAAGCATGATGTCTGCTGCTGCAGCGGCTAATGGAGGCGGAGTGGCAGCAGGAAGTGTGGTGGCTGTTTTACAGTCAGCAG GTGCAGCCGGGCTGTCTGGGACTGCCACTGCGGCTGTGGGCGGTGTTGGAGCTGCTGCAGGAGCAGGACTGAAATGGCTAGGAGGTCTCATTTTCAAGGACGAAGAAGATGATGAAGACGATGAAGACAAAAAGAA GTGTAGGAATGGAAACTCACCATACCCGAGGCTCCCCGCACTGTCCTCACACTTAGCCTGA
- the LOC102079967 gene encoding interferon alpha-inducible protein 27-like protein 2A isoform X2 yields the protein MRAGTALAATVGAVGTVALAPVALGAIGFTSAGIAAGSYAASMMSAAAAANGGGVAAGSVVAVLQSAGAAGLSGTATAAVGGVGAAAGAGLKWLGGLIFKDEEDDEDDEDKKK from the exons ATGCGTGCTG GGACGGCCCTTGCCGCTACAGTGGGAGCAG TAGGTACAGTGGCCTTGGCTCCTGTTGCTCTGGGGGCCATAGGTTTCACCTCAGCTGGAATAGCTGCAGGCTCCTACGCTGCAAGCATGATGTCTGCTGCTGCAGCGGCTAATGGAGGCGGAGTGGCAGCAGGAAGTGTGGTGGCTGTTTTACAGTCAGCAG GTGCAGCCGGGCTGTCTGGGACTGCCACTGCGGCTGTGGGCGGTGTTGGAGCTGCTGCAGGAGCAGGACTGAAATGGCTAGGAGGTCTCATTTTCAAGGACGAAGAAGATGATGAAGACGATGAAGACAAAAAGAAGTaa